A genomic segment from bacterium encodes:
- a CDS encoding CDP-alcohol phosphatidyltransferase family protein, with amino-acid sequence MLSLFFGLISGFLIYRGNFIAALVFLLFSGIFDSFDGALARVSGRTTKFGAVLDSTVDRIVEFSLVMGIFLFISHTSPQNTLKAAVLSMIAYSASVWVSYVKARAEGVGVSPAVGILQRRHRIALFSLTLLLSAILKNWAVTTFFYLLYILTAGCMITLFQRLLRTKKLLQ; translated from the coding sequence ATGCTGTCACTTTTTTTCGGGTTGATATCAGGTTTTCTCATCTACCGGGGAAACTTTATCGCTGCATTGGTATTTCTGCTATTTTCAGGAATCTTTGATAGTTTTGACGGTGCACTGGCAAGGGTCTCTGGGCGCACAACAAAATTCGGTGCCGTTCTTGACTCTACTGTTGACAGGATCGTGGAGTTCAGTCTTGTTATGGGAATTTTCCTGTTTATTTCGCACACATCACCTCAAAATACCCTAAAAGCAGCGGTATTATCAATGATTGCATATTCCGCATCGGTATGGGTCAGCTATGTCAAAGCCCGAGCGGAAGGCGTCGGAGTATCGCCTGCAGTGGGAATTCTCCAGCGAAGACACAGAATAGCTTTGTTTTCTCTAACTCTTCTTCTGTCAGCGATTCTAAAAAATTGGGCAGTAACAACATTTTTTTATCTTCTTTACATCCTTACTGCAGGATGTATGATAACATTATTTCAACGGCTTTTGAGAACAAAAAAACTTCTCCAATAG
- a CDS encoding inositol-3-phosphate synthase, whose protein sequence is MDSEVRVAIVGVGNCASSLVQGVFYYQNAGDEEFIPGLMHPNLGGIRIKDIKFVAAFDVNSTKVGKDLSEAIFAPPNNTTIFHRDVPNLGVPVMKGYVGDGIGEYLKDVVKIAPGDPVDVRRVLEETRADVLINYLPVGSEEATKWYIQQALDAGVAVVNAIPVFIARDPQWRQKFEEKNVPIIGDDIKSQVGATILHRTLVNLFIARGMIVDRTYQLNVGGNTDFLNMLERKRLSTKRVSKTYAVTSQFERAGIQIPEENVYIGPSDYVSWLKDNKVAYIRIEGRHFGDVPMTLECRLSVEDSPNSAGVVIDAIRLLKLAKLAGIGGALEGPSAYLMKSPPVQHDDETARKMVEDFIKKHRIVKNTKQ, encoded by the coding sequence ATGGATTCAGAGGTCCGTGTGGCAATCGTGGGCGTTGGGAACTGCGCAAGTTCACTCGTGCAGGGAGTGTTTTACTACCAGAACGCCGGAGATGAGGAGTTCATCCCGGGGTTAATGCATCCCAATTTAGGCGGGATAAGAATCAAGGACATCAAATTTGTGGCAGCCTTTGATGTGAACTCCACAAAGGTCGGCAAGGACCTCTCCGAGGCGATTTTCGCTCCACCAAACAACACCACAATCTTCCACCGTGATGTGCCGAACCTCGGCGTCCCGGTTATGAAGGGTTATGTGGGCGACGGAATCGGAGAATACCTCAAGGATGTGGTCAAAATCGCTCCCGGCGACCCGGTGGATGTGAGGCGTGTTCTTGAGGAAACCCGGGCAGATGTGCTGATAAACTACCTTCCCGTAGGCTCGGAGGAGGCGACAAAGTGGTATATCCAGCAGGCGCTTGATGCCGGCGTGGCGGTGGTCAACGCCATCCCGGTGTTCATCGCCAGAGACCCGCAGTGGCGGCAGAAATTTGAGGAGAAAAACGTCCCTATAATAGGCGATGACATAAAATCGCAGGTGGGAGCGACAATTCTTCACAGAACGCTGGTGAATCTATTCATCGCCCGGGGGATGATTGTTGACAGGACCTATCAGTTAAATGTGGGCGGGAATACCGACTTTCTGAATATGCTTGAGCGCAAGCGGCTCTCAACAAAGAGAGTCTCCAAAACTTACGCCGTCACCTCGCAATTTGAGCGCGCAGGGATACAAATCCCCGAGGAGAATGTGTATATAGGTCCATCGGACTATGTGTCGTGGCTGAAGGACAATAAGGTGGCATACATAAGGATAGAGGGACGGCATTTCGGTGATGTGCCGATGACCCTTGAGTGCCGGCTGTCGGTTGAGGATTCGCCGAACTCCGCCGGCGTGGTCATTGACGCAATAAGACTTCTGAAACTGGCGAAATTAGCAGGCATCGGCGGCGCCCTTGAGGGACCATCAGCATACCTGATGAAATCGCCACCCGTCCAACATGACGACGAAACAGCCCGCAAAATGGTGGAGGATTTCATAAAAAAACACAGAATTGTAAAGAATACAAAGCAATGA